Proteins encoded in a region of the Shewanella polaris genome:
- the rplM gene encoding 50S ribosomal protein L13, which yields MKTFTATPETVTRDWFVVDAEGKTLGRIATEIATRLRGKHKPEYTPHVDTGDYIIVINAEKVTVTGNKAAGKIYYSHSGFIGGIKQISFEKLQAHKPEMIIEKAVKGMLPKGPLGRAMFRKLKVYAGTEHNHAAQQPQVLDI from the coding sequence ATGAAGACTTTTACTGCTACACCAGAAACTGTAACTCGTGACTGGTTTGTTGTTGACGCTGAAGGCAAAACTTTAGGTCGTATCGCAACTGAAATCGCAACTCGCTTACGTGGCAAGCATAAGCCAGAATACACTCCACACGTTGACACTGGTGATTATATCATCGTTATCAATGCTGAAAAAGTGACTGTAACTGGTAATAAAGCAGCCGGTAAGATCTACTACTCTCATTCAGGCTTCATTGGTGGCATTAAGCAAATCAGCTTTGAGAAGCTTCAAGCTCATAAGCCTGAAATGATCATCGAGAAAGCAGTTAAGGGTATGTTACCAAAAGGTCCTTTGGGCCGTGCCATGTTCCGTAAACTTAAAGTTTACGCTGGCACAGAACATAACCACGCTGCACAACAACCACAAGTTCTTGATATCTAA
- the rpsI gene encoding 30S ribosomal protein S9 — protein MSATQYYGTGRRKTSTARVFAKAGSGNIVVNQRPLDVYFGRETARMVVRQPLELVEMTDKLDIYVTVKGGGTTGQAGAIRHGITRALLQLDEALRPALRTAGFVTRDARKVERKKVGLRKARRKPQFSKR, from the coding sequence ATGTCTGCAACTCAGTACTACGGCACTGGCCGTCGCAAAACATCTACAGCTCGCGTTTTCGCTAAAGCAGGTAGTGGCAATATCGTTGTAAACCAACGTCCTTTGGATGTATATTTTGGTCGTGAAACTGCTCGTATGGTTGTTCGTCAACCATTAGAATTAGTTGAAATGACTGATAAGTTAGACATCTATGTAACTGTTAAGGGCGGTGGTACTACTGGCCAAGCTGGTGCAATTCGTCACGGTATTACCCGTGCATTATTGCAACTAGATGAAGCTTTACGTCCTGCTCTACGTACCGCTGGTTTTGTTACCCGTGATGCACGTAAAGTTGAACGTAAGAAAGTTGGTCTACGTAAAGCACGTCGTAAGCCACAATTCTCTAAGCGTTAA
- the zapE gene encoding cell division protein ZapE, with protein MSQLTPWQHYQQDLTRDDFSHDAAQEQAVKSLQRVYDELIIAAKPVSGMSKLFASFGVKSTSEPVKGLYLWGGVGRGKTYLMDIFFDALPGDRKLRAHFHRFMHQIHHDLGELKGVQDPLLTMAKKMASQYQVICFDEFFVSDITDAMLLGTLFQALFKEGVTLVATSNIIPDELYKNGLQRVRFLPAIALINQHCEILNVDSGIDYRLRTLEQAEIYHYPLDKQADINLLHYFDQLATESERLVAPIEVDGRAITIRQQSQGILLINFRDLCDGPRSQRDYMELACLYHTVLVSGLEQMGSQQTGDDIARRFLAMVDEFYERNVKLIISAQVELEQIYTDGLLSFEFRRCRSRLIEMQSKEYLALEHLA; from the coding sequence GTGTCGCAGTTAACCCCTTGGCAGCATTATCAGCAAGACCTTACCCGAGATGATTTTTCACATGATGCCGCACAAGAACAGGCTGTTAAGTCACTACAGCGTGTCTATGATGAATTAATTATCGCCGCGAAACCTGTATCAGGTATGAGTAAATTGTTTGCTTCCTTTGGCGTGAAGTCAACATCAGAACCTGTAAAAGGTTTGTATTTATGGGGTGGGGTCGGGCGCGGGAAAACCTACCTGATGGATATTTTTTTTGATGCTCTACCTGGTGATCGTAAGTTACGGGCTCACTTTCACCGTTTTATGCATCAAATTCATCATGACTTAGGTGAGCTTAAAGGCGTGCAAGATCCACTTTTGACGATGGCAAAAAAAATGGCATCACAATATCAAGTGATCTGCTTTGATGAGTTCTTTGTTTCTGACATTACCGATGCCATGTTGTTGGGTACCTTATTCCAAGCATTATTCAAAGAAGGGGTGACACTGGTCGCGACCTCAAACATCATTCCTGATGAATTGTATAAAAATGGCTTACAACGAGTACGTTTTTTACCTGCAATTGCATTAATTAATCAACATTGTGAAATCTTAAATGTCGATTCAGGGATTGATTATCGCCTACGCACCCTAGAGCAGGCTGAAATTTATCATTACCCACTCGATAAACAAGCTGACATCAATTTATTGCATTACTTTGACCAACTCGCGACAGAATCTGAAAGGCTGGTAGCGCCGATAGAGGTCGATGGCCGTGCAATTACCATTCGCCAACAATCACAAGGTATATTGCTAATAAACTTTAGAGACTTGTGTGATGGGCCTCGTTCACAACGAGATTATATGGAGCTGGCCTGTCTTTATCATACTGTACTGGTGAGTGGTTTAGAGCAAATGGGATCACAGCAAACAGGTGATGATATCGCCAGGCGCTTTTTGGCCATGGTCGATGAATTCTATGAAAGAAATGTCAAACTAATTATTTCAGCCCAAGTGGAATTGGAACAAATTTATACCGATGGTCTGCTAAGTTTTGAATTCAGACGCTGTCGTTCAAGGCTAATTGAAATGCAATCGAAAGAATATCTTGCGCTAGAGCATTTAGCATAG
- a CDS encoding DUF2065 domain-containing protein gives MNIQLLMTAFGLVLILEGLGPLLFPNKWQKYLLELSAQKQNVLRRLGGSLVTAGVILLIIFQ, from the coding sequence ATGAATATACAACTATTAATGACCGCATTTGGCTTGGTTTTAATACTTGAAGGGCTTGGTCCATTACTTTTCCCTAACAAGTGGCAAAAATATTTATTAGAGCTTTCTGCACAAAAGCAAAATGTTCTCAGACGCTTAGGTGGCAGCTTAGTGACTGCTGGAGTGATTTTATTGATAATTTTTCAATAA
- a CDS encoding adenylosuccinate synthase yields the protein MGKNVVVLGTQWGDEGKGKIVDLLTEQAKYVVRYQGGHNAGHTLVIDGDKTVLHLIPSGILRDNVKCIIGNGVVVAPDALLKEINMLKERGVPVEERLLISEACPLILPFHCALDVAREKARGNQAIGTTGRGIGPAYEDKVSRRGLRIGDLFNAELFAIKLKEVMKYHNFMLTEYYHVEAVDYQQTLDDALAIADYLKSMCTDVSELLDVARKAGEPILFEGAQGTLLDIDHGTYPFVTSSNTTAGGVATGSGFGPRHLDYVLGIMKAYTTRVGAGPFPTELANEIGDYLGEKGQEFGATTGRKRRPGWLDAVAMRRAVQINSVSGFCLTKLDVLDGLKEVKICVGYQSPDGTVSKVTPLAAEGYDLVTPIYETMPGWSENTFGATSIDQLPPAAINYIKRLEALLETPIDIISTGPDRNETMILVNPFK from the coding sequence ATGGGTAAAAATGTAGTCGTACTCGGCACTCAATGGGGTGACGAAGGTAAAGGTAAAATTGTCGACCTTTTAACAGAACAGGCAAAATACGTAGTTCGTTACCAAGGCGGCCATAATGCTGGTCATACTTTGGTCATTGATGGTGACAAAACCGTTCTTCATCTTATTCCGTCAGGCATTTTACGTGATAACGTAAAATGTATTATCGGTAATGGTGTGGTCGTCGCTCCTGACGCGTTGTTGAAAGAAATCAACATGCTTAAAGAACGCGGTGTACCTGTAGAAGAGCGTTTGCTCATTTCTGAAGCATGTCCACTTATCCTTCCGTTCCATTGTGCATTAGATGTTGCTCGTGAGAAAGCTCGCGGTAATCAAGCCATCGGTACAACTGGACGTGGTATTGGTCCTGCATATGAAGACAAAGTCTCTCGTCGCGGTTTACGCATTGGTGATTTGTTTAATGCAGAACTTTTTGCAATTAAGTTAAAAGAAGTCATGAAATATCATAACTTCATGCTAACTGAGTACTACCATGTAGAAGCTGTTGATTATCAACAAACACTTGATGATGCATTAGCCATTGCTGATTATCTGAAGAGCATGTGTACTGATGTCAGCGAATTGCTTGATGTTGCGCGTAAAGCGGGTGAGCCAATTCTATTTGAAGGTGCTCAAGGTACATTATTGGATATCGACCACGGTACATATCCATTTGTAACTTCATCAAATACTACTGCTGGTGGTGTTGCGACGGGTTCAGGTTTTGGGCCTCGTCATCTAGATTATGTCCTAGGCATCATGAAAGCGTACACAACTCGTGTCGGTGCGGGTCCATTCCCAACAGAACTTGCCAATGAAATTGGTGATTATCTGGGTGAGAAAGGCCAAGAATTTGGTGCTACAACAGGTCGCAAACGTCGTCCTGGTTGGTTAGATGCTGTGGCAATGCGCCGTGCAGTTCAAATCAATAGTGTTAGTGGTTTTTGCTTAACCAAATTAGATGTTTTAGACGGTCTAAAAGAAGTTAAGATTTGTGTTGGCTATCAATCTCCTGATGGAACGGTTTCAAAGGTGACTCCTTTGGCTGCAGAAGGTTATGATTTAGTTACCCCAATTTATGAAACCATGCCTGGTTGGAGTGAAAATACCTTTGGTGCTACAAGCATCGATCAATTGCCTCCCGCCGCAATTAACTATATCAAACGTCTCGAAGCGCTATTAGAAACGCCTATTGATATTATCTCTACCGGTCCGGACCGAAATGAAACCATGATTTTGGTTAATCCGTTCAAGTAA